The Porites lutea chromosome 4, jaPorLute2.1, whole genome shotgun sequence genome contains a region encoding:
- the LOC140935442 gene encoding charged multivesicular body protein 3-like — translation MGLFGQTPQKTPKEQVQEWCRGLRKENRNLDRQIRAIQREEEKATRTLRDAAKKGQKDVCMILGKEIVQSRKAVSKIYASKAQLNSVEMSMKNQLATLRLAGSLEKSSEVMRYMQQLVKVPEIQATMQELSKEMMKAGIIEEMLEDTFEGLEEDDLEEAAQEEVEKVLFEVTKGALGQAGHVTDKLPGEEEGAAAMVPSDDEGEMEDMKARLEALRS, via the exons GTTCAAGAATGGTGTAGAGGGCtaaggaaagaaaacagaaatcTTGATAGGCAGATTAGAG CCATTCAAAGGGAGGAAGAGAAGGCCACAAGAACTCTGAGAGATGCTGCTAAGAAGGGACAGAAAGATGTATGTATGATCCTTGGCAAAGAAATTGTCCAGTCAAGGAAAGCTGTAAGCAAAATCTATGCTTCCAAGGCACAACTGAACTCTGTGGAGATGAGTATGAAAAATCAGCTCG CAACTCTACGACTTGCTGGTTCACTCGAAAAGAGCAGTGAAGTAATGCGATACATGCAGCAGTTGGTAAAGGTGCCTGAAATTCAAGCAACAATGCAAGAACTGTCCAAAGAGATGATGAAG GCCGGTATTATAGAAGAAATGTTAGAAGACACATTTGAAGGACTGGAGGAGGATGATTTAGAGGAAGCAGCACaagaagaagttgaaaaagttttgtttgaaGTCACAAAAG GTGCTCTTGGACAGGCAGGTCACGTGACAGACAAGTTACCG GGAGAAGAAGAAGGAGCTGCAGCCATGGTTCCGTCTGATGATGAAGGGGAAATGGAAGACATGAAAGCGCGCCTGGAGGCACTCCGTAGCTAA